One Rosa chinensis cultivar Old Blush chromosome 3, RchiOBHm-V2, whole genome shotgun sequence DNA window includes the following coding sequences:
- the LOC112194067 gene encoding probable protein phosphatase 2C 65 produces MGGCCTKDALYYGNNIEDDRYCKDSTEYEGDDDNNIKYGDNGARIRMQGSSRYISMYTQQGKKGINQDAMTVWEDFAEKDMYFCGVFDGHGPDGHKIARYVRDNLPSKLSQVVKIYQLNTGIFDNANAASSFFNQENNTNPISKGSQDLSLSSWEASFVKSFKDMDEELSLDSTIDSFCSGSTAVNVVKQGDHLVIANLGDSRAVLGTRGEDNQIVPVQLTVDLKPDTPSEADRIKKCNGRIFALDEEPEVYRLWMPDEDCPGLAMARAFGDFCLKDYGLISIPEVCYKNITSDDEFVVLATDGVWDALSNANVVKIVASAKKRSTAAKLLVKRAVRAWKRKYPESKMDDCSVICLFLKDQPSLSHSMSHGSRGRVNDPALVSYYSTKSNVPTDEGGTEMSVVNSKISEDSKDGLSDLDGSTRVNSILNVSRYDNVLTWRKTSKDFEEVEAH; encoded by the exons ATGGGAGGTTGCTGCACCAAAGATGCCTTGTATTATGGGAATAACATAGAGGATGATCGTTATTGTAAGGATAGTACTGAATATGAGGGTGATGATGATAACAATATAAAGTATGGGGACAATGGAGCCCGGATAAGAATGCAAGGCTCTTCTAGGTACATTTCAATGTACACTCAGCAAGGAAAAAAGGGGATCAATCAAGATGCTATGACAGTTTGGGAG GATTTTGCTGAGAAGGACATGTACTTCTGTGGTGTGTTTGATGGCCATGGCCCTGATGGTCATAAGATAGCGCGATATGTACGTGACAATTTACCTTCAAAGCTCTCCCAAGTTGTCAAAATTTACCAGCTTAACACTGGCATTTTCGACAATGCTAATGCTGCCTCAagtttcttcaatcaagaaaaCAACACAAACCCCATAAGTAAAGGCAGTCAAGATTTGTCTCTTTCTTCATGGGAAGCCAGTTTTGTTAAATCATTCAAGGATATGGACGAAGAGCTTAGCCTCGATTCAACCATCGATAGCTTCTGCAGTGGTTCAACAGCTGTAAATGTAGTTAAACAG GGTGATCACTTGGTAATTGCGAACTTGGGGGATTCTCGTGCAGTTCTTGGCACTAGGGGAGAGGATAATCAAATCGTTCCTGTCCAACTCACAGTTGATTTAAAACCGGATACTCCAA GTGAAGCAGATAGAATTAAAAAGTGCAACGGCAGAATTTTTGCATTGGATGAAGAACCGGAAGTGTACAGATTATGGATGCCGGATGAAGACTGCCCTGGTCTAGCAATGGCACGGGCCTTTGGAGATTTCTGCCTCAAAGATTATGGCCTTATCTCCATTCCTGAAGTTTGCTACAAAAACATCACAAGCGATGATGAATTTGTGGTCTTGGCAACTGATGGG GTATGGGATGCTTTGTCAAACGCTAATGTGGTAAAGATAGTTGCTTCTGCAAAGAAGCGATCTACAGCAGCGAAGTTGTTAGTCAAGCGAGCTGTTAGAGCATGGAAAAGAAAATATCCAGAATCTAAAATGGATGACTGCTCAGTTATATGCTTGTTCCTGAAAGACCAACCTTCTTTATCTCACTCAATGTCTCACGGGAGCCGGGGAAGAGTAAATGATCCGGCGCTTGTTTCTTATTACAGCACTAAATCGAATGTTCCAACCGATGAAGGAGGCACCGAAATGTCTGTTGTAAATAGCAAAATCTCAGAAGACTCAAAAGATGGGTTGAGTGATCTCGATGGTTCTACAAGAGTAAATTCCATTTTGAATGTTTCACGATATGATAACGTTTTGACTTGGCGGAAAACATCGAAGGATTTTGAAGAGGTTGAAGCTCATTAA